In the genome of Quercus robur chromosome 3, dhQueRobu3.1, whole genome shotgun sequence, one region contains:
- the LOC126718293 gene encoding stemmadenine O-acetyltransferase-like, giving the protein MEFDIQIVSTDIIKPSSPTPDHLRHYTLSFIDQIMPQIFMPFVLFYPHDASANLSNEELHDQLKKSLSEVLTLFYPLAGRVKEKLYVDCNNEGVHYVEAKAECKLSEFLDDLIPDELDKFLPFELDAVNGLAIAVQVTLFNCGGMVVGLVFDHKVMDACSFFFFLKSWAATAHGSSSNIATPRFESVRFFPPENKTYAYPSAGKEKIVVKRFVFDAPAIADLRAKYSANKKNIENPRPTRMEALSTFIWSRFLAATQQEKDPNKVYAALLMANLRTRLDPPLSEYYFGNISANTVAVFPWDTEVGFDGIVVPVRDAIKQVNMNYVKILKENGGQTTFSLENYEKFIRGEVVYLAFTSLCRFPVYEADFGWGEPVWVGSAKLYYKNLVTFLDTKSGNGIEAWINLDEEDMAKFEIDKELLAYVSSA; this is encoded by the coding sequence ATGGAGTTTGATATCCAAATTGTATCCACAGACATCATCAAACCCTCTTCACCAACCCCTGATCACCTCCGCCATTACACACTATCTTTCATTGATCAAATTATGCCTCAAATTTTCATGCCCTTTGTTCTCTTTTATCCTCATGATGCCAGTGCTAATCTGAGCAATGAAGAACTCCATGACCAGCTTAAGAAATCCTTATCGGAGGTCTTAACACTATTCTACCCACTAGCAGGACGGGTTAAGGAAAAGCTTTACGTTGATTGCAACAATGAAGGCGTTCACTATGTGGAAGCCAAGGCCGAATGCAAACTTTCCGAATTCCTTGACGATCTAATCCCAGATGAGCTCGATAAGTTCCTTCCATTTGAACTAGATGCTGTCAATGGACTAGCTATAGCGGTCCAAGTTACACTCTTCAATTGTGGTGGAATGGTGGTCGGTCTGGTCTTCGATCACAAGGTTATGGACGcttgctctttcttttttttcctcaaaagtTGGGCTGCTACTGCTCATGGTAGTAGCAGCAACATAGCGACTCCTCGATTCGAATCTGTAAGGTTCTTCCCTCCCGAAAACAAAACTTACGCTTATCCAAGTGCAGGAAAGGAAAAGATTGTGGTAAAGAGATTTGTGTTTGATGCACCTGCAATAGCGGATCTTAGAGCCAAATACAGCGCAAACAAGAAGAACATTGAAAACCCACGCCCCACTCGCATGGAGGCCTTATCAACTTTCATATGGAGTCGCTTCCTTGCTGCAACTCAACAAGAAAAAGACCCCAATAAGGTTTACGCAGCACTTCTTATGGCAAACTTACGTACAAGATTGGATCCGCCTCTTTCAGAATATTATTTTGGAAACATTAGCGCAAACACAGTTGCTGTATTCCCCTGGGACACTGAGGTTGGATTTGATGGCATTGTTGTTCCAGTAAGAGATGCCATAAAGCAAGTTAACATGAACTATGTTAAAATACTAAAAGAAAATGGTGGCCAAACGACTTTTTCTCTGGAGAACTATGAAAAATTTATTAGAGGAGAGGTGGTCTACTTGGCCTTCACCAGTTTGTGCAGGTTCCCTGTATATGAAGCAGATTTTGGGTGGGGAGAGCCAGTATGGGTAGGCTCGGCcaaattatattacaaaaacCTAGTTACATTCTTAGACACCAAGTCTGGGAATGGAATAGAGGCATGGATAAACTTGGATGAGGAAGACATGGCTAAATTTGAAATCGACAAGGAGCTTCTGGCATATGTTTCATCGGCATGA